The proteins below are encoded in one region of Sebastes fasciatus isolate fSebFas1 chromosome 16, fSebFas1.pri, whole genome shotgun sequence:
- the ppp2cab gene encoding serine/threonine-protein phosphatase 2A catalytic subunit alpha isoform: protein MDEKVFTKELDLWIEQLNECKQLSEGQVKTLCEKAKEILTKESNVQEVRCPVTVCGDVHGQFHDLMELFKIGGKSPDTNYLFMGDYVDRGYYSVETVTLLVSLKVRYRERITILRGNHESRQITQVYGFYDECLRKYGNANVWKYFTDLFDYLPLTALVDSQIFCLHGGLSPSIDTLDHIRALDRLQEVPHEGPMCDLLWSDPDDRGGWGISPRGAGYTFGQDISETFNHANRLTLVSRAHQLVMEGYNWCHERNVVTIFSAPNYCYRCGNQAAIMELDDTLKYSFLQFDPAPRRGEPHVTRRTPDYFL from the exons atggACGAAAAGGTTTTCACGAAAGAGCTTGATCTGTGGATCGAGCAGCTCAACGAATGCAAGCAGCTGTCGGAGGGACAAGTGAAGACACTATGTGAAAAG GCAAAGGAGATTCTGACCAAGGAGTCAAACGTCCAGGAGGTGAGATGTCCGGTGACGGTGTGTGGCGACGTGCACGGCCAGTTCCACGACCTCATGGAGCTGTTCAAGATCGGAGGGAAATCTCCAGACACAAACTATTTGTTCATGGGAGACTACGTAGACAGAGGGTACTACTCTGTAGAAACCGTCACTTTACTAGTATCGCTAAAG GTACGCTACCGGGAGCGCATCACAATCCTCAGAGGGAACCACGAGAGCAGACAGATCACACAAGTTTACGGCTTCTATGACGAGTGCCTTAGGAAATATGGTAACGCCAACGTTTGGAAGTACTTCACAGACCTGTTTGATTATCTCCCCCTCACTGCCTTGGTCGACTCTCAG ATTTTCTGCCTTCATGGAGGCCTGTCACCGTCCATAGATACTTTGGATCACATCAGAGCACTGGACCGTTTACAGGAAGTGCCACATGAG GGTCCCATGTGTGACCTGCTGTGGTCCGACCCCGACGACCGCGGTGGCTGGGGCATCTCCCCTCGAGGAGCCGGTTACACTTtcggccaggacatctctgagaCTTTTAACCACGCCAACCGCCTCACACTGGTGTCCCGTGCCCACCAGCTGGTTATGGAG GGTTACAACTGGTGCCATGAGAGGAATGTGGTGACAATATTTAGTGCTCCCAACTACTGCTACCGCTGTGGCAACCAGGCAGCTATCATGGAACTAGACGACACCCTCAAATACTCGTT TTTGCAGTTTGATCCTGCGCCTCGCAGAGGAGAGCCTCACGTCACTCGCCGCACCCCAGATTACTTCCTGTAA